The following proteins come from a genomic window of Sorghum bicolor cultivar BTx623 chromosome 3, Sorghum_bicolor_NCBIv3, whole genome shotgun sequence:
- the LOC8078479 gene encoding DEAD-box ATP-dependent RNA helicase 14 isoform X1 → MESSASAPASKGPRYAPPDPTLPKPWRGLIDGNTGYLYFWNPETKVTQYERPVAAVPSSPSQPPGYSRHDEKPRSSAPSEQRSEAAVSRQQYVPPSDNRARNDHSEPRSASGVNLSQSAPSTNQVSQAANGSQMSTEAYRAKHEITIVGNEAPAPFMTFQSTGFPSEILREQALQVNNPSRGSTCLLSCAASCGLKQLTILFSLQLHDVWLGFCVLQAGFSAPTPIQAQSWPIAIKGRDIVAVAKTGSGKTLGYLLPGFILLKRLQHNSREGPTVLVLSPTRELATQIQDEAIKFGRSSRISSTCLYGGAPKGPQLRELERGADVVVATPGRLNDILEMNKVSLRQVSYLVLDEADRMLDMGFEPQIRKIVKQIPPRRQTLMYTATWPKEVRRIASDLLNNPVQVNIGNTDQLVANKSITQHVEVIPHMEKSRRLDQILRSQDPGSKIIIFCSTKRMCDQLARNLSRQYGASAIHGDKSQSERDSVLNDFRSGRCPVLVATDVAARGLDIKDIRVVVNYDFPTGVEDYVHRIGRTGRAGATGSAYTFFGDQDSKYASDLVKILEGANQSVPQQLKEMALRGGYGGRSRRWASSDDSYGGQGYGAKRSTDSFNNSSFGNQAGGGSSFHSSFHNSSSGNQFGDTTSFHGSYDNSSRNNQTGDNASFPPSSSNNQSGDGLSFHERFYGSRGRDQSKTSNDGFRARSRSPPGKPVGVSNW, encoded by the exons ATGGAGTCGTCGGCGTCCGCGCCGGCGTCCAAGGGCCCGCGCTACGCGCCGCCGGATCCGACGCTCCCGAAACCGTGGAGGGGGCTCATCGACGGCAACACGGGGTACCTCTACTTCTGGAACCCGGAGACCAAGGTTACGCAGTACGAGCGCCCCGTCGCGGCCGTGCCTTCCTCCCCGTCGCAGCCGCCTGGCTACTCCAGGCACGATGAGAAGCCGAGAAGCAGCGCACCTTCCGAG CAGCGCTCGGAAGCTGCGGTGAGCCGCCAGCAGTATGTGCCTCCCTCCGATAACAGGGCAAGGAATGATCACTCGGAG CCACGCTCTGCATCTGGAGTGAACCTTTCACAAAGTGCTCCATCCACTAATCAGGTTTCTCAGGCTGCCAATGGAAGCCAAATGTCGACAGAAGCATATCGTGCTAAGCATGAGATTACCATTGTT GGCAATGAGGCACCTGCGCCATTCATGACATTTCAGTCCACAGGCTTCCCATCAGAGATTCTAAGGGAG CAGGCTCTTCAAGTCAACAATCCAAGTCGTGGTTCGACCTGTTTGTTGTCTTGTGCAGCCTCCTGTGGTTTGAAACAGCTCACTATTTTGTTCAGTCTCCAACTGCATGATGTTTGGCTTGGCTTCTGT GTTCTGCAAGCAGGTTTCTCAGCACCAACTCCTATCCAAGCTCAGTCATGGCCAATTGCTATAAAGGGTCGTGATATAGTAGCTGTGGCGAAGACAGGTTCAGGAAAAACATTGGGCTATCTCCTCCCAGGGTTTATTCTTCTGAAGCGCCTGCAGCATAATTCAAGGGAAGGTCCAACAGTATTAGTTCTGTCTCCAACCAGGGAATTGGCAACACAAATTCAAGACGAAGCAATCAAGTTCGGAAGATCTTCAAGAATATCTTCTACT TGCTTATATGGAGGTGCTCCAAAAGGCCCTCAGCTAAGAGAGTTGGAGCGTGGTGCCGACGTTGTTGTCGCAACTCCTGGGAGATTGAATGACATTTTGGAAATGAATAAAGTGAGCCTGCGCCAAGTGTCTTATCTTGTCCTTGATGAAGCTGACCGTATGCTTGATATGGGATTTGAGCCACAAATaagaaaaattgtgaaacaaataccACCTAGACGGCAAACTCTTATGTACACTGCCACATGGCCAAAAGAGGTTAGAAGAATAGCGTCGGATTTACTGAATAACCCAGTTCAAGTTAACATTGGAAACACTGATCAGCTGGTTGCAAATAAGTCAATTACTCAG CATGTGGAAGTCATCCCACATATGGAGAAATCAAGACGACTTGATCAAATCTTGCGGTCACAAGATCCTGGATCAAAAATCATAATATTTTGCTCCACTAAGAGGATGTGTGATCAGTTGGCTAGAAACCTATCACGGCAGTATGGTGCTTCTGCTATTCATGGTGATAAATCACAGTCTGAGAGGGATTCTGTGTTGAATGACTTTCGAAGCGGCAGGTGTCCAGTACTTGTAGCCACTGATGTGGCCGCTCGAGGCTTGGACATAAAGGACATCAG GGTCGTGGTTAATTATGATTTCCCAACTGGTGTGGAGGACTACGTCCATAGAATTGGGAGGACTGGTAGGGCTGGTGCGACAGGTTCTGCCTACACATTCTTCGGTGACCAGGATTCGAAGTACGCTTcagatcttgtcaagattttGGAGGGTGCAAACCAATCTGTGCCACAACAATTAAAAGAAATGGCTCTTCGTGGAGGATATGGTGGAAGATCACGTCGGTGGGCATCTTCTGATGACTCTTATGGTGGTCAAGGATATGGTGCTAAAAGATCAACTGATAGCTTCAATAACAGCAGCTTCGGCAACCAGGCTGGGGGTGGTTCAAGCTTTCACTCGAG CTTCCATAACAGCTCCAGTGGCAATCAGTTTGGTGATACTACGAGCTTTCATGGCAG CTATGATAACAGCAGCCGCAACAATCAGACAGGTGACAATGCGAGCTTTCCACCCAG CTCCAGCAACAATCAGTCTGGGGATGGTCTCAGTTTTCATGAAAG
- the LOC8078479 gene encoding DEAD-box ATP-dependent RNA helicase 14 isoform X3, with protein MESSASAPASKGPRYAPPDPTLPKPWRGLIDGNTGYLYFWNPETKVTQYERPVAAVPSSPSQPPGYSRHDEKPRSSAPSERSEAAVSRQQYVPPSDNRARNDHSEPRSASGVNLSQSAPSTNQVSQAANGSQMSTEAYRAKHEITIVGNEAPAPFMTFQSTGFPSEILREQALQVNNPSRGSTCLLSCAASCGLKQLTILFSLQLHDVWLGFCVLQAGFSAPTPIQAQSWPIAIKGRDIVAVAKTGSGKTLGYLLPGFILLKRLQHNSREGPTVLVLSPTRELATQIQDEAIKFGRSSRISSTCLYGGAPKGPQLRELERGADVVVATPGRLNDILEMNKVSLRQVSYLVLDEADRMLDMGFEPQIRKIVKQIPPRRQTLMYTATWPKEVRRIASDLLNNPVQVNIGNTDQLVANKSITQHVEVIPHMEKSRRLDQILRSQDPGSKIIIFCSTKRMCDQLARNLSRQYGASAIHGDKSQSERDSVLNDFRSGRCPVLVATDVAARGLDIKDIRVVVNYDFPTGVEDYVHRIGRTGRAGATGSAYTFFGDQDSKYASDLVKILEGANQSVPQQLKEMALRGGYGGRSRRWASSDDSYGGQGYGAKRSTDSFNNSSFGNQAGGGSSFHSSFHNSSSGNQFGDTTSFHGSYDNSSRNNQTGDNASFPPSSSNNQSGDGLSFHERFYGSRGRDQSKTSNDGFRARSRSPPGKPVGVSNW; from the exons ATGGAGTCGTCGGCGTCCGCGCCGGCGTCCAAGGGCCCGCGCTACGCGCCGCCGGATCCGACGCTCCCGAAACCGTGGAGGGGGCTCATCGACGGCAACACGGGGTACCTCTACTTCTGGAACCCGGAGACCAAGGTTACGCAGTACGAGCGCCCCGTCGCGGCCGTGCCTTCCTCCCCGTCGCAGCCGCCTGGCTACTCCAGGCACGATGAGAAGCCGAGAAGCAGCGCACCTTCCGAG CGCTCGGAAGCTGCGGTGAGCCGCCAGCAGTATGTGCCTCCCTCCGATAACAGGGCAAGGAATGATCACTCGGAG CCACGCTCTGCATCTGGAGTGAACCTTTCACAAAGTGCTCCATCCACTAATCAGGTTTCTCAGGCTGCCAATGGAAGCCAAATGTCGACAGAAGCATATCGTGCTAAGCATGAGATTACCATTGTT GGCAATGAGGCACCTGCGCCATTCATGACATTTCAGTCCACAGGCTTCCCATCAGAGATTCTAAGGGAG CAGGCTCTTCAAGTCAACAATCCAAGTCGTGGTTCGACCTGTTTGTTGTCTTGTGCAGCCTCCTGTGGTTTGAAACAGCTCACTATTTTGTTCAGTCTCCAACTGCATGATGTTTGGCTTGGCTTCTGT GTTCTGCAAGCAGGTTTCTCAGCACCAACTCCTATCCAAGCTCAGTCATGGCCAATTGCTATAAAGGGTCGTGATATAGTAGCTGTGGCGAAGACAGGTTCAGGAAAAACATTGGGCTATCTCCTCCCAGGGTTTATTCTTCTGAAGCGCCTGCAGCATAATTCAAGGGAAGGTCCAACAGTATTAGTTCTGTCTCCAACCAGGGAATTGGCAACACAAATTCAAGACGAAGCAATCAAGTTCGGAAGATCTTCAAGAATATCTTCTACT TGCTTATATGGAGGTGCTCCAAAAGGCCCTCAGCTAAGAGAGTTGGAGCGTGGTGCCGACGTTGTTGTCGCAACTCCTGGGAGATTGAATGACATTTTGGAAATGAATAAAGTGAGCCTGCGCCAAGTGTCTTATCTTGTCCTTGATGAAGCTGACCGTATGCTTGATATGGGATTTGAGCCACAAATaagaaaaattgtgaaacaaataccACCTAGACGGCAAACTCTTATGTACACTGCCACATGGCCAAAAGAGGTTAGAAGAATAGCGTCGGATTTACTGAATAACCCAGTTCAAGTTAACATTGGAAACACTGATCAGCTGGTTGCAAATAAGTCAATTACTCAG CATGTGGAAGTCATCCCACATATGGAGAAATCAAGACGACTTGATCAAATCTTGCGGTCACAAGATCCTGGATCAAAAATCATAATATTTTGCTCCACTAAGAGGATGTGTGATCAGTTGGCTAGAAACCTATCACGGCAGTATGGTGCTTCTGCTATTCATGGTGATAAATCACAGTCTGAGAGGGATTCTGTGTTGAATGACTTTCGAAGCGGCAGGTGTCCAGTACTTGTAGCCACTGATGTGGCCGCTCGAGGCTTGGACATAAAGGACATCAG GGTCGTGGTTAATTATGATTTCCCAACTGGTGTGGAGGACTACGTCCATAGAATTGGGAGGACTGGTAGGGCTGGTGCGACAGGTTCTGCCTACACATTCTTCGGTGACCAGGATTCGAAGTACGCTTcagatcttgtcaagattttGGAGGGTGCAAACCAATCTGTGCCACAACAATTAAAAGAAATGGCTCTTCGTGGAGGATATGGTGGAAGATCACGTCGGTGGGCATCTTCTGATGACTCTTATGGTGGTCAAGGATATGGTGCTAAAAGATCAACTGATAGCTTCAATAACAGCAGCTTCGGCAACCAGGCTGGGGGTGGTTCAAGCTTTCACTCGAG CTTCCATAACAGCTCCAGTGGCAATCAGTTTGGTGATACTACGAGCTTTCATGGCAG CTATGATAACAGCAGCCGCAACAATCAGACAGGTGACAATGCGAGCTTTCCACCCAG CTCCAGCAACAATCAGTCTGGGGATGGTCTCAGTTTTCATGAAAG
- the LOC8078479 gene encoding DEAD-box ATP-dependent RNA helicase 14 isoform X4 yields the protein MESSASAPASKGPRYAPPDPTLPKPWRGLIDGNTGYLYFWNPETKVTQYERPVAAVPSSPSQPPGYSRHDEKPRSSAPSEQRSEAAVSRQQYVPPSDNRARNDHSEPRSASGVNLSQSAPSTNQVSQAANGSQMSTEAYRAKHEITIVGNEAPAPFMTFQSTGFPSEILREVLQAGFSAPTPIQAQSWPIAIKGRDIVAVAKTGSGKTLGYLLPGFILLKRLQHNSREGPTVLVLSPTRELATQIQDEAIKFGRSSRISSTCLYGGAPKGPQLRELERGADVVVATPGRLNDILEMNKVSLRQVSYLVLDEADRMLDMGFEPQIRKIVKQIPPRRQTLMYTATWPKEVRRIASDLLNNPVQVNIGNTDQLVANKSITQHVEVIPHMEKSRRLDQILRSQDPGSKIIIFCSTKRMCDQLARNLSRQYGASAIHGDKSQSERDSVLNDFRSGRCPVLVATDVAARGLDIKDIRVVVNYDFPTGVEDYVHRIGRTGRAGATGSAYTFFGDQDSKYASDLVKILEGANQSVPQQLKEMALRGGYGGRSRRWASSDDSYGGQGYGAKRSTDSFNNSSFGNQAGGGSSFHSSFHNSSSGNQFGDTTSFHGSYDNSSRNNQTGDNASFPPSSSNNQSGDGLSFHERFYGSRGRDQSKTSNDGFRARSRSPPGKPVGVSNW from the exons ATGGAGTCGTCGGCGTCCGCGCCGGCGTCCAAGGGCCCGCGCTACGCGCCGCCGGATCCGACGCTCCCGAAACCGTGGAGGGGGCTCATCGACGGCAACACGGGGTACCTCTACTTCTGGAACCCGGAGACCAAGGTTACGCAGTACGAGCGCCCCGTCGCGGCCGTGCCTTCCTCCCCGTCGCAGCCGCCTGGCTACTCCAGGCACGATGAGAAGCCGAGAAGCAGCGCACCTTCCGAG CAGCGCTCGGAAGCTGCGGTGAGCCGCCAGCAGTATGTGCCTCCCTCCGATAACAGGGCAAGGAATGATCACTCGGAG CCACGCTCTGCATCTGGAGTGAACCTTTCACAAAGTGCTCCATCCACTAATCAGGTTTCTCAGGCTGCCAATGGAAGCCAAATGTCGACAGAAGCATATCGTGCTAAGCATGAGATTACCATTGTT GGCAATGAGGCACCTGCGCCATTCATGACATTTCAGTCCACAGGCTTCCCATCAGAGATTCTAAGGGAG GTTCTGCAAGCAGGTTTCTCAGCACCAACTCCTATCCAAGCTCAGTCATGGCCAATTGCTATAAAGGGTCGTGATATAGTAGCTGTGGCGAAGACAGGTTCAGGAAAAACATTGGGCTATCTCCTCCCAGGGTTTATTCTTCTGAAGCGCCTGCAGCATAATTCAAGGGAAGGTCCAACAGTATTAGTTCTGTCTCCAACCAGGGAATTGGCAACACAAATTCAAGACGAAGCAATCAAGTTCGGAAGATCTTCAAGAATATCTTCTACT TGCTTATATGGAGGTGCTCCAAAAGGCCCTCAGCTAAGAGAGTTGGAGCGTGGTGCCGACGTTGTTGTCGCAACTCCTGGGAGATTGAATGACATTTTGGAAATGAATAAAGTGAGCCTGCGCCAAGTGTCTTATCTTGTCCTTGATGAAGCTGACCGTATGCTTGATATGGGATTTGAGCCACAAATaagaaaaattgtgaaacaaataccACCTAGACGGCAAACTCTTATGTACACTGCCACATGGCCAAAAGAGGTTAGAAGAATAGCGTCGGATTTACTGAATAACCCAGTTCAAGTTAACATTGGAAACACTGATCAGCTGGTTGCAAATAAGTCAATTACTCAG CATGTGGAAGTCATCCCACATATGGAGAAATCAAGACGACTTGATCAAATCTTGCGGTCACAAGATCCTGGATCAAAAATCATAATATTTTGCTCCACTAAGAGGATGTGTGATCAGTTGGCTAGAAACCTATCACGGCAGTATGGTGCTTCTGCTATTCATGGTGATAAATCACAGTCTGAGAGGGATTCTGTGTTGAATGACTTTCGAAGCGGCAGGTGTCCAGTACTTGTAGCCACTGATGTGGCCGCTCGAGGCTTGGACATAAAGGACATCAG GGTCGTGGTTAATTATGATTTCCCAACTGGTGTGGAGGACTACGTCCATAGAATTGGGAGGACTGGTAGGGCTGGTGCGACAGGTTCTGCCTACACATTCTTCGGTGACCAGGATTCGAAGTACGCTTcagatcttgtcaagattttGGAGGGTGCAAACCAATCTGTGCCACAACAATTAAAAGAAATGGCTCTTCGTGGAGGATATGGTGGAAGATCACGTCGGTGGGCATCTTCTGATGACTCTTATGGTGGTCAAGGATATGGTGCTAAAAGATCAACTGATAGCTTCAATAACAGCAGCTTCGGCAACCAGGCTGGGGGTGGTTCAAGCTTTCACTCGAG CTTCCATAACAGCTCCAGTGGCAATCAGTTTGGTGATACTACGAGCTTTCATGGCAG CTATGATAACAGCAGCCGCAACAATCAGACAGGTGACAATGCGAGCTTTCCACCCAG CTCCAGCAACAATCAGTCTGGGGATGGTCTCAGTTTTCATGAAAG
- the LOC8078479 gene encoding DEAD-box ATP-dependent RNA helicase 14 isoform X2 produces MESSASAPASKGPRYAPPDPTLPKPWRGLIDGNTGYLYFWNPETKVTQYERPVAAVPSSPSQPPGYSRHDEKPRSSAPSEQRSEAAVSRQQYVPPSDNRARNDHSEPRSASGVNLSQSAPSTNQVSQAANGSQMSTEAYRAKHEITIVGNEAPAPFMTFQSTGFPSEILREALQVNNPSRGSTCLLSCAASCGLKQLTILFSLQLHDVWLGFCVLQAGFSAPTPIQAQSWPIAIKGRDIVAVAKTGSGKTLGYLLPGFILLKRLQHNSREGPTVLVLSPTRELATQIQDEAIKFGRSSRISSTCLYGGAPKGPQLRELERGADVVVATPGRLNDILEMNKVSLRQVSYLVLDEADRMLDMGFEPQIRKIVKQIPPRRQTLMYTATWPKEVRRIASDLLNNPVQVNIGNTDQLVANKSITQHVEVIPHMEKSRRLDQILRSQDPGSKIIIFCSTKRMCDQLARNLSRQYGASAIHGDKSQSERDSVLNDFRSGRCPVLVATDVAARGLDIKDIRVVVNYDFPTGVEDYVHRIGRTGRAGATGSAYTFFGDQDSKYASDLVKILEGANQSVPQQLKEMALRGGYGGRSRRWASSDDSYGGQGYGAKRSTDSFNNSSFGNQAGGGSSFHSSFHNSSSGNQFGDTTSFHGSYDNSSRNNQTGDNASFPPSSSNNQSGDGLSFHERFYGSRGRDQSKTSNDGFRARSRSPPGKPVGVSNW; encoded by the exons ATGGAGTCGTCGGCGTCCGCGCCGGCGTCCAAGGGCCCGCGCTACGCGCCGCCGGATCCGACGCTCCCGAAACCGTGGAGGGGGCTCATCGACGGCAACACGGGGTACCTCTACTTCTGGAACCCGGAGACCAAGGTTACGCAGTACGAGCGCCCCGTCGCGGCCGTGCCTTCCTCCCCGTCGCAGCCGCCTGGCTACTCCAGGCACGATGAGAAGCCGAGAAGCAGCGCACCTTCCGAG CAGCGCTCGGAAGCTGCGGTGAGCCGCCAGCAGTATGTGCCTCCCTCCGATAACAGGGCAAGGAATGATCACTCGGAG CCACGCTCTGCATCTGGAGTGAACCTTTCACAAAGTGCTCCATCCACTAATCAGGTTTCTCAGGCTGCCAATGGAAGCCAAATGTCGACAGAAGCATATCGTGCTAAGCATGAGATTACCATTGTT GGCAATGAGGCACCTGCGCCATTCATGACATTTCAGTCCACAGGCTTCCCATCAGAGATTCTAAGGGAG GCTCTTCAAGTCAACAATCCAAGTCGTGGTTCGACCTGTTTGTTGTCTTGTGCAGCCTCCTGTGGTTTGAAACAGCTCACTATTTTGTTCAGTCTCCAACTGCATGATGTTTGGCTTGGCTTCTGT GTTCTGCAAGCAGGTTTCTCAGCACCAACTCCTATCCAAGCTCAGTCATGGCCAATTGCTATAAAGGGTCGTGATATAGTAGCTGTGGCGAAGACAGGTTCAGGAAAAACATTGGGCTATCTCCTCCCAGGGTTTATTCTTCTGAAGCGCCTGCAGCATAATTCAAGGGAAGGTCCAACAGTATTAGTTCTGTCTCCAACCAGGGAATTGGCAACACAAATTCAAGACGAAGCAATCAAGTTCGGAAGATCTTCAAGAATATCTTCTACT TGCTTATATGGAGGTGCTCCAAAAGGCCCTCAGCTAAGAGAGTTGGAGCGTGGTGCCGACGTTGTTGTCGCAACTCCTGGGAGATTGAATGACATTTTGGAAATGAATAAAGTGAGCCTGCGCCAAGTGTCTTATCTTGTCCTTGATGAAGCTGACCGTATGCTTGATATGGGATTTGAGCCACAAATaagaaaaattgtgaaacaaataccACCTAGACGGCAAACTCTTATGTACACTGCCACATGGCCAAAAGAGGTTAGAAGAATAGCGTCGGATTTACTGAATAACCCAGTTCAAGTTAACATTGGAAACACTGATCAGCTGGTTGCAAATAAGTCAATTACTCAG CATGTGGAAGTCATCCCACATATGGAGAAATCAAGACGACTTGATCAAATCTTGCGGTCACAAGATCCTGGATCAAAAATCATAATATTTTGCTCCACTAAGAGGATGTGTGATCAGTTGGCTAGAAACCTATCACGGCAGTATGGTGCTTCTGCTATTCATGGTGATAAATCACAGTCTGAGAGGGATTCTGTGTTGAATGACTTTCGAAGCGGCAGGTGTCCAGTACTTGTAGCCACTGATGTGGCCGCTCGAGGCTTGGACATAAAGGACATCAG GGTCGTGGTTAATTATGATTTCCCAACTGGTGTGGAGGACTACGTCCATAGAATTGGGAGGACTGGTAGGGCTGGTGCGACAGGTTCTGCCTACACATTCTTCGGTGACCAGGATTCGAAGTACGCTTcagatcttgtcaagattttGGAGGGTGCAAACCAATCTGTGCCACAACAATTAAAAGAAATGGCTCTTCGTGGAGGATATGGTGGAAGATCACGTCGGTGGGCATCTTCTGATGACTCTTATGGTGGTCAAGGATATGGTGCTAAAAGATCAACTGATAGCTTCAATAACAGCAGCTTCGGCAACCAGGCTGGGGGTGGTTCAAGCTTTCACTCGAG CTTCCATAACAGCTCCAGTGGCAATCAGTTTGGTGATACTACGAGCTTTCATGGCAG CTATGATAACAGCAGCCGCAACAATCAGACAGGTGACAATGCGAGCTTTCCACCCAG CTCCAGCAACAATCAGTCTGGGGATGGTCTCAGTTTTCATGAAAG
- the LOC8078479 gene encoding DEAD-box ATP-dependent RNA helicase 14 isoform X5 produces the protein MESSASAPASKGPRYAPPDPTLPKPWRGLIDGNTGYLYFWNPETKVTQYERPVAAVPSSPSQPPGYSRHDEKPRSSAPSERSEAAVSRQQYVPPSDNRARNDHSEPRSASGVNLSQSAPSTNQVSQAANGSQMSTEAYRAKHEITIVGNEAPAPFMTFQSTGFPSEILREVLQAGFSAPTPIQAQSWPIAIKGRDIVAVAKTGSGKTLGYLLPGFILLKRLQHNSREGPTVLVLSPTRELATQIQDEAIKFGRSSRISSTCLYGGAPKGPQLRELERGADVVVATPGRLNDILEMNKVSLRQVSYLVLDEADRMLDMGFEPQIRKIVKQIPPRRQTLMYTATWPKEVRRIASDLLNNPVQVNIGNTDQLVANKSITQHVEVIPHMEKSRRLDQILRSQDPGSKIIIFCSTKRMCDQLARNLSRQYGASAIHGDKSQSERDSVLNDFRSGRCPVLVATDVAARGLDIKDIRVVVNYDFPTGVEDYVHRIGRTGRAGATGSAYTFFGDQDSKYASDLVKILEGANQSVPQQLKEMALRGGYGGRSRRWASSDDSYGGQGYGAKRSTDSFNNSSFGNQAGGGSSFHSSFHNSSSGNQFGDTTSFHGSYDNSSRNNQTGDNASFPPSSSNNQSGDGLSFHERFYGSRGRDQSKTSNDGFRARSRSPPGKPVGVSNW, from the exons ATGGAGTCGTCGGCGTCCGCGCCGGCGTCCAAGGGCCCGCGCTACGCGCCGCCGGATCCGACGCTCCCGAAACCGTGGAGGGGGCTCATCGACGGCAACACGGGGTACCTCTACTTCTGGAACCCGGAGACCAAGGTTACGCAGTACGAGCGCCCCGTCGCGGCCGTGCCTTCCTCCCCGTCGCAGCCGCCTGGCTACTCCAGGCACGATGAGAAGCCGAGAAGCAGCGCACCTTCCGAG CGCTCGGAAGCTGCGGTGAGCCGCCAGCAGTATGTGCCTCCCTCCGATAACAGGGCAAGGAATGATCACTCGGAG CCACGCTCTGCATCTGGAGTGAACCTTTCACAAAGTGCTCCATCCACTAATCAGGTTTCTCAGGCTGCCAATGGAAGCCAAATGTCGACAGAAGCATATCGTGCTAAGCATGAGATTACCATTGTT GGCAATGAGGCACCTGCGCCATTCATGACATTTCAGTCCACAGGCTTCCCATCAGAGATTCTAAGGGAG GTTCTGCAAGCAGGTTTCTCAGCACCAACTCCTATCCAAGCTCAGTCATGGCCAATTGCTATAAAGGGTCGTGATATAGTAGCTGTGGCGAAGACAGGTTCAGGAAAAACATTGGGCTATCTCCTCCCAGGGTTTATTCTTCTGAAGCGCCTGCAGCATAATTCAAGGGAAGGTCCAACAGTATTAGTTCTGTCTCCAACCAGGGAATTGGCAACACAAATTCAAGACGAAGCAATCAAGTTCGGAAGATCTTCAAGAATATCTTCTACT TGCTTATATGGAGGTGCTCCAAAAGGCCCTCAGCTAAGAGAGTTGGAGCGTGGTGCCGACGTTGTTGTCGCAACTCCTGGGAGATTGAATGACATTTTGGAAATGAATAAAGTGAGCCTGCGCCAAGTGTCTTATCTTGTCCTTGATGAAGCTGACCGTATGCTTGATATGGGATTTGAGCCACAAATaagaaaaattgtgaaacaaataccACCTAGACGGCAAACTCTTATGTACACTGCCACATGGCCAAAAGAGGTTAGAAGAATAGCGTCGGATTTACTGAATAACCCAGTTCAAGTTAACATTGGAAACACTGATCAGCTGGTTGCAAATAAGTCAATTACTCAG CATGTGGAAGTCATCCCACATATGGAGAAATCAAGACGACTTGATCAAATCTTGCGGTCACAAGATCCTGGATCAAAAATCATAATATTTTGCTCCACTAAGAGGATGTGTGATCAGTTGGCTAGAAACCTATCACGGCAGTATGGTGCTTCTGCTATTCATGGTGATAAATCACAGTCTGAGAGGGATTCTGTGTTGAATGACTTTCGAAGCGGCAGGTGTCCAGTACTTGTAGCCACTGATGTGGCCGCTCGAGGCTTGGACATAAAGGACATCAG GGTCGTGGTTAATTATGATTTCCCAACTGGTGTGGAGGACTACGTCCATAGAATTGGGAGGACTGGTAGGGCTGGTGCGACAGGTTCTGCCTACACATTCTTCGGTGACCAGGATTCGAAGTACGCTTcagatcttgtcaagattttGGAGGGTGCAAACCAATCTGTGCCACAACAATTAAAAGAAATGGCTCTTCGTGGAGGATATGGTGGAAGATCACGTCGGTGGGCATCTTCTGATGACTCTTATGGTGGTCAAGGATATGGTGCTAAAAGATCAACTGATAGCTTCAATAACAGCAGCTTCGGCAACCAGGCTGGGGGTGGTTCAAGCTTTCACTCGAG CTTCCATAACAGCTCCAGTGGCAATCAGTTTGGTGATACTACGAGCTTTCATGGCAG CTATGATAACAGCAGCCGCAACAATCAGACAGGTGACAATGCGAGCTTTCCACCCAG CTCCAGCAACAATCAGTCTGGGGATGGTCTCAGTTTTCATGAAAG